From Cryptococcus neoformans var. grubii H99 chromosome 6, complete sequence:
TTTACCATCCACTTCGTACGGGTATGCCTAGATAGCCTCACATAGAACATATACCACGCGAGATCATATATACCATGAGCTTTGATCCGGGCCCATCCTCAAGTTACTACCGCAACTTTGCCTCCTCCGCCGACGGTCCCCTTCAACCCCCATCCCCTCCCCGTTCACCCATTCTCGGagcaactcttcctccccaccaTGTCGAAAGGGACCTCTACGCTCTACTCAACCTATCAAAAGATGCATCAGAGGCTACTATCCGAGATCGATACCGTTCTCTCGCTACGACATACCACCCTGACCGACAGAGAAGCGATCGTGCTCGAGAAGCAGCGCATGCTCAGTTCACCGAGATCCAAAGAGCTTACGAGATCCTCACCGATCCCACGAAGCGTGCGGTATACGATATGtttggggaggaaggtttGAAGACGAATTGGGAGATTGGGCCGAGGGTGAAGACTCCGGAGGAAATGCGAAAGTGGTTTACGGCGCACGCGTATGAGAGGCGTGCAATGGAGGCGGAGGCTCTTGTGAAGCCAAAGAGTGACTTGGAAGTCGTCCTCGATGCACGGGCTGTATTCCTCTCCAAAAAAGTGTTCCCAGACCCTAATGCCGTCAAACATGATCCCATCTCAAGGGTCTTGCGTGTCCGGCCGGGGCGAACAGTCTTGAAGCATTCTTTTGAGATGCCTCTATCGCCAAACACGCAGTTCATTGTCGAAGGCCAAGCATTATCAAGGAATGGTCGCGGAGGTGCCAACGTGCTGGGTACAGTGAAACACCAATTCTCTCCCAAATTCTGGGTTGAAACTGGGGTTACTTTGATGCATCCCCGCATAGGAAAAGTCAAGGCAACATATACAGTGGACGAGGATCAATATGTTACTGCAAGTATTGTTCAATCTACCTTGACCGCACCACCTCAACTGGGATTCACCTACGGACGAAGGCTCTACGCCGACACTACAGGTTTCATGTGTACGTCCTTGATCCTTTTAACGGTTTGAGTCCAACTAAACAACTCTAAATTAATTTTTACAGTGTATGAGCCCggatccttctccatcggTCCATGGGGCCGCAACCGCCCGGAATCTCAACTGaacccatcttccctctccatcgGCCTCACCAACGCTAAACGTAACGGTTCCGGCTGGACAGTCCAAACTACTGCAGGTCTCGCCAACAATCAGATCACAGCAGACTGGTCGACTCCGATCCCGGGGGGCCTGAAAATGAAATTTGGCGCTGAGATTGGTTTGGATCAGTCGATGGCTGGGTTCATCACTGCGGAGGGCAAGGTGACGGATAATGTCAAAGCTGGACTAATTTTGCAGATGGAAATCGGTGGAGGGATCATCCTAAAGGTCAAGTAAGTACAGCTTTTACTCCCTTTCATTCAACCAAATTCAAATGCACGAACTGATAACATGCACTTTTGCAGGATCAACCGTCTTGGCCAAAAAAtctccatccccatcctcctcgccgAACGGCTAGACCCCTTTATCCTCCTCGGCTCCACCCTCATCCCCGCTGCAGCCTATGCAAGTATCTACAAATTCTACCTCTTACCACGCAAGAAACGGGCTTTAAAGGATAGGGTGAAAGACTTACGGGAGGAACATAAAGAGTTTATCaggcagaagaggcaagaggCAAGGGATGCAGTGGATGTGATGGAGAGGTCGGTGGAAGCGAAGTTGGCGCAGGAGAGGGACAGGAATGGTACGTCCCcctcattttttttttttgctttcaGTCTCTCTTacctcctttcccttcttgtCTCCCCTTCGATTTGCGCCTCGCTAACACGAGGGAACACCAGGTCTTATCATCCTCTCCGCTCATTACGGACTCGCATCCTCATTCACCGACCGTGGTATCATCGTTTCTGAAAAGATggatcaagaaggaggaggagaaggagaagaagaagttatCGATGTGACGGTCCCTGTGCAAGCGCTTGTTCAAGATGGAAGGCTGTATATTCCTGGAGGCAAGGGAAAACATAACATCATTGGGTTCTATGTAAGTTTTTTGCGTTCCAAAGAGCTGTCGAGCAgggccaaaaaaaaaaagggtgaaaaagggaagaagaagagagaaaaacaATGATGATGCAGGATGCTGATTGTGGGTATGCTTGAAATTCGCAGGACCCATGTATTGGCGAAAACAAGAAATTAAGAGTGAGGTACCTGTTTAGGGGGAAGATGCATGAGGTTACGGTGGACGATACGAGTCCGTTGAGAGCGCCTGTTAGGAGTGAGTTGGGTTTTTCTATATATCCTCTTTCACATTTTCCGTTGTTTCGTCGTACTGATATTTGGTCGATCTTTCTTAGCCCATGTTCTTGAGGTATAGATTCCCTTGGATCCGCTTGGCTTTGCGCGGAAAACCTCAAGGAGAGGAGTAGAGGATGCCCATAGAGTTGTTATCTAGCATGGAGTGAAtggggaggggaggggaaagaaggaggttgaCTGAATTACTCGCAGCTCAAAAACAAGGAGATGGTTTTTTGCATATGCATTGATTTTTCCAAATTAAAAAAGGACTGAAGGGCACGGTCCGCTCGTCACCTCGTGACATAATTTGGGTTACAGGATTAGATTAGAAGCGCCGGGAGTTTTTAGTAGTCTTCTCAAGTTGGATTTATGATGATCCTGTCCTTTTATCGTTTCAAGCCTATGGTGTAAGGAGGGGCTTGTGCATGAAGAGCGAAAGATAAACACGCATGTGGTCATTATGAACACATGTATTACCCTCCTCTTAGCCCGCCTCTACGGAGCACTCTCCACCCAATAACTCCCTTCTACCAAGTCCACCCGCTAACGACTTTGCGCCTCAACGGTGTATCCTCCCTAACGGCGCCTGCGCTCTTCACTCTCCTCAAATCCTTCTTGAACTGttgttcctccttttcagaCGGGGTAAGGCCTTCGCGGATGACGAGGTGGATACGCGCAGAAGGGTGATGTTTGATACCGTATTTACCGCGGCCTTTGATATCGATACGGGCTTCTTTGCGGCCTTTGGTGACCCATGCTTCGGCTATTTCAAAGAGGCAGGGTAGGTTAGTTGAGTCGAGGTCAACAATGGTCGTGggtgaaagggaaggacGTACCAACGACAAGTTTATCCCTCTTCAAACTCTTATCCACCGCATGATCCCTCGCAAGCGCCAATGTACTCTTCACCCACTTACTCGCCCTTTTCTCCGAAAACTGCATCTGTACAATCGCCTCATCTACCGGCAGACCCGCAATCTGGTGGGAGAGTAAGCCGAGTTTACGGTGGGAGATTTTGTGCGCTGCAGAGGCGTAGCGATGTTCCGTCCAGGCATTGTTGGGGAGGCCGcgtttcttcattttcttaGAGATTTTGGGCTGGGTGTCGCCGGGGAATgcggagggggagggggcgAAGAGGGATTCCGAGGTGGTTCCGCCAGacggggaggaagaggcgggTTCACCGATAGCGGAGGCGGGTTGGTCTTCGGCGGAGTCGGATTTCCATGTGGGGAGGGTGGGGAGGTAGCGGCCGAACCCGGAGAGGTTAAATGCTCTGCATCATACAACAGAATGTGAGCGGGCAAAtaaagaggagggaaggggaatGGAGACGTACGTTCGAACCTGGCCGAGAGGGGCTCTGccgaggggaagagggcgTGATGGGCCGGGTAATGAGGTGCCGGCGACTTGCGAGATGTGTCAGCACGATGGTGTAGGGGCGCAGCATCAGCGGTCTCACCAGAGAAAAGGGATCTAAGAGGCCTCGCCATCTTGTCTTGTCGCTGTGTATATAGTTTTCAGACGCTCCCtatgaaagagaaggatcCCGTTTGCGGCTGGAAAACGAAGATGTAGCGGAAATGCCACGTAAGGGAGGGCCGCCCACGTGGGAGGAGGACTGGAATATTACATAAGCAAACAGTGTCTACCCTTGCTGGTGCCTTGAACTATATTCCGCTTGAAAGAAGTTCGCGTCCATTTTGGGATTCCAGGGCCGCAACTTTGCCCGCTTTAGAcgcatttctttttccttctctctccccgaCTCTTACCTGTAATATACCCACCAACAATGAGCCAGAATAAGGATATCGAAGCATCCATTCCGCTCAACGTAcgtctttcttttcctctcctgATAAACACCACACACCACACAAAACACCCAGCTCCGCACTGTACCCCCACTGGATCTTGTCGCAGTAACAGGTCCACAGCTCTACCCCGCAAACTACTCAAACCCTTCTTTTCACAACGCCGAGAATGAAAACTGACagcttttctcttttcatGCTCATGCCTGCTCATTTGGCATGATATAGGCGATGCCACGCGCGTCTGATGTTGAGCAGGATCTTACACACGGCGAACATGTCGAGGTCAAGTAAGTTTCTTCTCGTTTATTGTTTccgtttttttttcgagGCGGGATTGAGTGTATGAGGCGCAGTGGATGGTTCGATGGAGATTTTGAGGCTGTGGATAGGTGTCTCACGTGTATTTACGCGTAGAGCAATGCCATTAGAAGACATGGTGTGAGGCGTGACGGCAAAAACGTGGGCAAGTTCGAGTTTGAGATCTccgagggaaagagagaaaggccCTGGGGATATGGGTGTGCAAGTGGATGTGGAGTGTGGATGTAAACCAGAGGGCGACAAGTTGCTGACACTGGACTTGCTATAAATAGCCTTTCTGAAGCCCGACCGCCCGCCAATCAACAAAAAAAGATTGTGATCCCTGCCATTATCAGTACGTCCCTCTACTACCGCGTCTTACCCGCCAAAACGCGTCGAAAGAATGGAAGCTGATCCATGTTTTCCAAAACAGTCATTCCGATCTGGATGGCCTGCTCAATCAGTGTGATCTTATATAACAGTGCGTCCCTTTCTCCGCTCCATATTGAAATGCCATATCTACACTCTGGAAGAAGTTACTGATGATATATGAAttgaaaaacaaaaacagaATATGTCTTTACTGGATTAAATTTCGAATACCCCACTTTCCTTACTACGTGgcatctcatcttctcgGTTAGCTGCCCCTTTCCTTTCACATTTCAAATGCCCCCCCGCGACTCTTTTCGAAAAGGAGGCCTGCTAATGATTTGACTTTTTGATGGGGGTGATTAGACAATTGCGACACGAGTTTTGCAACGTACTACCACATTGGTCGATGGTGCCAAGGACATTGAGATGACTGTAcgtcctttttttttgttctctcccctttttccattctcaAACGGTATCCCATACTCATACCTCCCTACAGCGGCAACAATGGATGCGAACCATCCTCCCCATCGGCGCCCTTTTCTCCGGCTCGCTCATCCTGTCCAACTATGCCTATCTTACTCTGAGCGTCTCTTTTATCCAAATGCTCAAGGCTTTTAACCCTGTGGCTATCCTCTTGATTTCTTTTGCGTTCAAGATCCAGGAGCCGAATGGGAGGTTGATTATCATTGTTTTGGTGagtgtttttttttcctcctcccttgATTCTGTCATGTGGGATGATCGCTGATGGGACCTTTTTTGTTTATTCCGAAAACAGCTGATTTCTTGCGGCTGTTTCCTCGGTAAGTCACCACCGTTTCCTGTGTTTTCCCAAagccatccatccatccttttACTTTTCCCATCCACATGCACTaaccaaaaaaaacacAGCGGCCTATGGTGAAGTTCAATTTGAGCTCGTTGGCTTCCTCTGCCAATGCGCTGCACTCGCATTCGAAGCTTCCCGTCTCGTCATGATCCAGATCCTTCTCCACGGTATGAAGATGGACCCCCTCGTTTCGCTGCATTACTACGCTCCTGTGTGCGCGGTGATCAACGCTTGTATTATCCCCTTTACGGATGGGTTGGAGCCGCTTTGGAATTTGCACAAGGTCGGGATTTTGGTGTTGTTTACCAATGCGGGGATTGCTTTTGCTTTGAACGTaagtctttttttttttttttctttacCCGGCACTCCGtaagaaaagaaagaaaaagctGAACGCCCCAAAAACTAGGTGGCAGCCGTAttcctcatctccgtcGGCTCAggcctcatcctcactctTGCCGGTGTGTTGAAAgatatcctcctcatctcaGGTTCGGTGCTGGCTTTCGGATCGCCCATTACGCCATTGCAGGTGTTTGGGTATTCTATCAGTTTGAGCGGGTTGGTCTTGTTCAAGACTACTGGAGGCAAGTAAAAAAAAGTGCAGCAAGTGTAGCACGTGCTCGCGGGTGGGGATCGAGAGAGAGTTTGGAAGGGGCATGGAAAAGCAAAGTCTTGCGATGGGACATATTTGGAGGTGGTTTTATATAGAGGCCGAAAGGCGAGGATATCAGGTGTCAATAGATAGAATGGTTCCTTTGTTTgcttgtttgtttgttttttttttcttcttttctctctttctccttcttttcttcttatATCTGATAGTTGCAAGCAATGTTATGCTGCGTATACATGTGTCTACCCTCATGTTTGTAAATGTTTGTTCTTTTCGTCAACATGATGTTCCTGCGTACAATGAATAGTAAAACTTTTTTTGGACAAATTGCATCCAGTGTTCGTTTCATACTTTTGATTCATATCTACTTCTTATTCCTCGCTTCCACGCCCAAATgctttttcatcttctctctcattGTTCCCCGGCATCCGACTTTTAGGACTCTTTTACGCCTTCTTGCCAGACTTGCAGATATCAATAAACTCGGGCTTCAAACTGGCTCCACCGACAAGGAACCCATCAATATCCTTTGCCTCACTCAACTCGCCACAGTTCTTGCCATTGACGGAACCACCATAGATGATACGGGTTGACTCGGCAATCTCGGGGGAAGCGCGGCGGGCAAGCCAGGAGCGGATGGCGGCGTGGActtcttgggcttgggAGACGGTTGCGACTTTGCCGGTGCCAATAGCCCAGACGGGTTCGTCTGTAAGAGTGGTGTTAGCGAGAagtgaagagaagagaagggagaaaaaaaaagacgtACAAGCAATGACGATCCGCTTCCAAGCATCGCCATCGATAGCACCAGCGATTGCCTCGAGTTGACGCTCAACGACGGTCATGGTTTGGTCAGATTCGCGTTCTTGGAGGGATTCGCCGATGCAGGCAATGACGGAGAGACCTGCGCTGAGGGCGGCTTTGGTCTGTAGAGTTTTTAAGTGTGTTAGCGcggggaagggaggagcGTAGAGGAATTGGCGCGCTCGAAAATCCcaaactcaccttgtcAGCCACCAACTTGTCCGTATCCCCAAACAaactcctcctctccgaATGCCCCAAAATCACCCAATGCACATTCGCATCCTTCAACTGCTGGGGCGCAATTTCACCCGTAAAAGCGCCAGACGACTCGGTGAATGCATTCTGGGCCGAGACTTCGGTGGGGGCGTCGAGCTCGGACTGGACTTTTAAGAGGTACAAGGCAGGGGGGGCGATGACGACTTGATTGGTGCCGTCGAGTTTGGCGTCGTTAATGGATCGGACAATCTTCTCGATGGACTCGAGAGAGCCGTTCATCTTAAAGTTACCGCTGTTACAAACGTCAGCGCTTGCTTTTTGCTTTGTTTTCGTTTTGCTTTCGCAGGACTAACCCGATAAAGAACTGTCGAGGCATGGTGGATATGTATTTTCTGAAAAGGAGTATGGTTTGTTGGAGAATGTCGAATTGGAGAAAACCAAGTCGACTTGGCTTTTTTATGTGAGGGACGGGAAAAaggggggggagggggtAAGCGGTGGTGGGTTTATTTCGTCACTGGGCGGCATCTTCCGGGGCTCCGGCGACCAAAGACCGATTATCCCGAGCGAGGCGTGGGATGATTACGTATTACTCCATGTTTACAGCTTTGATAAAGTATCGACGGCGCATATTCCGCTCTGCAACTTGTCGATCCCACAAAGTCAAcacgaaagaagaaatgCCACCAGCCAGGTCAAACAAGTTTAAGACTTCTCGCGTACGTCCCGTCTCTTCGCATCGCATATTAAATGTTACTTGTTGCTtatctttcttttcttcgcGAATTAGTTCCCTGCTGTACGTCCCCATCTAACCCGCGAAAACATATTTTGCTCAAAGGAGGCGGTAGctgacttttttttggaAATCTGGGATTTAGGCTCGTATCAAGCGGATCATGCAgctggatgaagaagtgggtAAACTGGCTAGTGCTACACCCGTCATGATCTGtacgtttttttttcttttttctctcaaatcttcttttttttggcgtTCGTTTGCTGATTTTGTGGGTTTATTGCTAGCCAAGAGTTTGGAATGTTTTATCCAAGTATTGCTTGATGAGAGCTGTAAGACTGTTCGAGAAGCCGGTGCGAGGAAGTTGACCGCTGGGCATCTGtacgtcttcttctttttttctctaaAAAGACGTGAAGGGCTAATGGTGAATCCGGGGGGCGGTGATAGGAAATTGATGATCAACACGAACCCTTCATTCGACTTTCTTCGTGAACTGACGGAATCGATTGCCGATCTGCCTTCTGCGGCCGCCTCTGGTGCAGGGCCGTCCAAAGCCCGGAAAGCATCCACCAgcgccgccgccgctgctgctgctgctgctgctgctcgggaaggagaagaagatgatttACCAGGTGCGGGCGCGAAGAGAGCGCCTAGAGGGACAGGCAAAGGAAAGCAGTCTGTAGCGGGAATGGCTGGGAAAGAGTTGGATGTGGAGATGTGggcgaaagaagagcaagaaagGTTGGGTGAGGGGGGTACCGCGCCTGGttggggagggggaggggcaCCGATAGCGGGAACGGGGAGGGGGACGGGGGAGGGGTGGACGGCTATGCCGTGGAGTGGATCTATGTCTTATCCCCCTGCACCGGCGCATGTGCATTCTCAATCCGCTTTACCCACTTTGCAACCCCCACAGCCCCAACCAGAGGAAATACAACCGCAGCAGCAATCAGTATCGACGATAGGATCTTGGAAACGGGATATGACAGGTGGAGGGGGTTcgggggaaggagggagagggatgtTTGATGATtatgaggaggacgaggatgattATTGATTATTAGGCGATGAGcagagaggaaaagggcgaaAGATGTTGGTAgagcttttttttttccattCAAAGGGCAAAAATGTATGGCGTTATATGTCTTTTCTTGCGCGTTTCTACACTTGATCAtgtggaaagggaaaaggggaaagggaaaggggaaagggaaaggggaaagggaaaggggaaatgAGATGAAATGCTGTTACATGCTCCCGACCGGACCTAGAATGAGTAGACTCTAAATCAAAACCACCTATACTCATGACCGTAACGCCTCTTTATCCACCTCACTACCTGCCACCCGAGGGACCTTTTTCTCGAGGGCGATGGCGAGTAATTGATCGAGAATCTGTTGGCCTGAGAGGTGTGCTAACGGAAGTGTCTGGGCGGGGGCGTTGTCTGTGCTCGGCACTTGGTTAGCGCGACTCGGGGGGGAGGACTcgggggggagggagaaagggGGCGTACGGAATTCGACAACCATCTCGCCCCCTGGGACATTGCCTTTCCCGAGCTGGAGACCATCGGCGACGCCGCCCCATCGACCGAGCTTGACGGCTTCCCGGTGGGGCGAGCTGGGGTCCTGGTCTTTCGAGCGGGGGTCGGGGATGCGGCGGATGGcgatggggaggagggggtTGGCGTAGGCGAGGGCGGGGGCGTGGTGGCGGAGGAACTGTCTGCGTGGGGGTCAGCGAGCGGCGCCGGAGAACGAACAGCCGCCGACGTACCGGGGGCCGGGACCCGCGTTTTTGGCGACAAAGCTGAGCGTGATGGACTTGACGCTgggggagagggggagACTCGCGGTGGCGCTGCGCAGGGCGGCAAACGTTTGCGATACGGGCGCCGGCATCTTTTTCTGCAGCTCACAcggggatggaagaggcaggcagaggaaagaggtcgGATGAAAATAGTGCGAGGGGCGCGCCACGTGGGAGGAGGTCCCCGTGCGAAACAAA
This genomic window contains:
- a CDS encoding large subunit ribosomal protein L22, translated to MARPLRSLFSVAGTSLPGPSRPLPLGRAPLGQVRTAFNLSGFGRYLPTLPTWKSDSAEDQPASAIGEPASSSPSGGTTSESLFAPSPSAFPGDTQPKISKKMKKRGLPNNAWTEHRYASAAHKISHRKLGLLSHQIAGLPVDEAIVQMQFSEKRASKWVKSTLALARDHAVDKSLKRDKLVVAEAWVTKGRKEARIDIKGRGKYGIKHHPSARIHLVIREGLTPSEKEEQQFKKDLRRVKSAGAVREDTPLRRKVVSGWTW
- a CDS encoding triose-phosphate isomerase, with protein sequence MPRQFFIGGNFKMNGSLESIEKIVRSINDAKLDGTNQVVIAPPALYLLKVQSELDAPTEVSAQNAFTESSGAFTGEIAPQQLKDANVHWVILGHSERRSLFGDTDKLVADKTKAALSAGLSVIACIGESLQERESDQTMTVVERQLEAIAGAIDGDAWKRIVIAYEPVWAIGTGKVATVSQAQEVHAAIRSWLARRASPEIAESTRIIYGGSVNGKNCGELSEAKDIDGFLVGGASLKPEFIDICKSGKKA